The nucleotide window CACCGAGGCCGGGGCGTTTCCCAAGGCCGAAGCCAACATTGATAGCGATGGCTCCAACACACGGCTCGGCAGCAGCCGAGTAAAAATGGTCTCCGAGCGAGACATCGACGACACAACGCTCTTCTACAACACGTACAAGGACAATGTCAAGCCTATCGACGAGGCAAGCATCAAACGTCTCAACCGCAAAAACTTTTGGTTCCTGCTCAGTCAGACGTGGTGGATCGCCTTCCTCATCCACCTGGACAAGTCAACCCTGTCCCAAGCCAGCACCATGGGCATATTCAAGGATGTGCAGATGACCAAGAACGAGTACAACGACCTTTTTGTGGTATTCTATACGGGGTACCTCGTTGCGTTGTGGCCAGGCGCTTACGTTGCCCAACGCGTGGGCCACAAGTACTTCATCACCGtgtcgttgctgctgtgggcactgctgctgggcatgcATCCCTTGgtcaagacgggcaagcaaATGATCGGTCTGCGCTTTCTGCTGGGGATGGTGAGTCAAAAATGTAAGAGTGCACGATCAAGAGACTGATATCACTAGACCGAATCGCAAATCGTACCCTCTACGACCGTACTTCACCAAGCCTTCTTCCCGCCCAAGAAGAGCCCATGGGTTCAGCTGCTCTGGTGGGCATCGGGTAGCTTTGCAAATGTTCTCCTCACCATGGTCGCCTACAAACTCATTCAAGACGACACTGACGGGACTCTTGTCGGCGGTCTCAAGTCGTGGAAGTGGCTGCATATAATCTGCGTTATCCTCACGTttctcgtcgcggcggtaCTCATCATCTTTCTCCCCAACTCACCCGTCGACGCGAAGTGGCTCTCCACGGAAGAAAAGATACACACGATTGAGTTGATTCGGCAGACGCATGCTGGTATTTCCAACTCGACCTTCAAGTGGGCGCAGGTCAAGGAGTGCATTCTAGACCCAAAGAGCTGGCTGTTCATGTAAGTCCAGCTCGCGCCCATGCAGTCATTCGTATACTAACCTGTTCAAGCACCCACATGTTCTTCAACGAGCTCCCCAACAACACTTCACAGCAGCTGCCACTGATCATTGTCGGTTTCGGCTTCACGCCCGCACAAAGTGCCCTCTTCAATATCGCGAAGCCCCTCTGGGGATCATTCCTGATCCTTGTCTCTGCGGCTATGTTGTACGCGACAGACCTCGGCGTGGGATACACGTGCGCCATTTCGTACATTCCCTGCTTTGTCGGAGGCATCATCATGGTAAGGATACTCTCATTTGTTTGAACAGGATTTTTACTGACCACATAACAACCAGGTTGCCGCGCCGTGGTCGAACAAGATTGCGCTCATCGTTGGCACGCAGATATCCACCTTCAAACCTTCTTACCTTCTTGGTCTGTCATGGGCCGGTACCACAACTATCGGGTACACTAAGAAGCTATGTCTCATGTCTAcatgcgtcgtcgcggcagcTGTCGCAAACATGGTCTCCCCCGAGTATGTCTGCCTTCCGCTGGATGTGAATAGACGGCCCACTGACGAGACCAGGTTCTGGCAAGAAAAATACAAGCCACGATATATTCTCCCGTGGTCCTTTATGACTGCTTTCTGGCTCATATCTCCGGCCATGTGCATCATTATTCGATTTTATCTGCAGCATGAGAACAAGGTGCGTGCAGCGAAGCTCGAGCAACAAGGAAGCGACAGCGAAGAGGACGCCTTGGACacgggcgacggcatcctccGGTTGAACGACAAAGATCTTGACCAGACGGATCGCGAAAACCTTCGATTTGTCTACCCACTGTAATTTGCACATAAAAAGGGGCTTCTAGGTCCATGATGGTAAAACGAGGACCATGCAAAGAAGAAGGTAAACATCACACATCTGAGTCACTGATGAAGGATCTCTCGTGTCTCGTATTCGTCCGTACCAGCCTGTTGTTCTCAGATACAACGCAGTTAAATTTGTATCTTGGCTCTCACTTGTGTTCCACACCTGGTGATttctccttctcgtcctcgaagTTAGGATGGTCTGCAGGTGAGGTCCCATTTAAAAGAACCATGGAGGTCAAACGAATTTCCTGATTGATCATTGATCTCCTCCATTCTCTCAAAGTCCGCTTGTGCGGTCCTACGATGAAGTTGCACCCGTAGTTCGCGTTTAGCAATGGCATACCCACATTACGTGCTGCAGGAATGACTTCGGCTTACATTCAGTTGCTTGAAATGCCCAGGGCGACGCCGTATGGCCGACTAGACAGTGGCCGATTCTCAGCAACAATGATCCAGGCACAAGGCGTCATGAATATGCGAAGTGAACCACGAAAAGCCAGACCATGGCCACCGTAGCCCATCCTGGTGCAGCCTTGTCTGCGAGACTGCCCTGCCACTTGCCAACTCCCACACGTCCAGCGATGATGACATGGATGCGGCAGGCTACCATTCCAAGAGCACCGATGGTCACGACAGGCTTGAGTCCGATCCTGTCCATGAAGAGGGACGAAGGTATAGTAAAGATAAAAGTGAGGATACTGACGACGCCGGTACCAAGCAAGGAGGCAATGTAACCACTCAACCTGACCCAAAGTTTAGATATATTGGGCGCGTAGTAGAGAACCACGTCAATTGCACTGAATCTTCGAAGTTTAGGCACCTCCCATGACTACCCCCTTTGCCGCATTATTGCATCCTGCCAAGCATTCTGAGGCAACAACAGAGATGATGGTCCATGTGCCCCTTCTTGTAGCTGCTCCTTTGAAACTCTCCACCGCACACCTCATACAAGCATCTTGTGTCTGCAATTCCATCTCTGTCTGCCCAGGATTACGAGTGGTCCGGTAATACCTCAGCGGCTCCTTGTAAGAAGCGCGATATCAGCAGGTTTTTGAAGCCTGGCATCGCCAAAATCTGTTGTGCCGCCTACGATGCTTCCTGAAGATGAACAACATGAAAGGGCGAAGTTGTAACTGGAAGGGCAAAGCGGGCCTGCATTTCAGAAAGTTACTTCAGATACTTCGTGTTACTGAAAGACTTACcacggcaccgccgacggGAGCAACGACAGCAAGAAGGCGtacacggccgcggcggtggtggaggccAACTACTGACGGATGCAGCACCTGCGCATCTTAGGTGTGCGCGATTTATATCGGAAGACTCTAAATAGGTAACTCAAAAACCTAGGATGCTTAGATAGGCTAGATAAAACGAACATGAATAGAGCGCAATTTTACCCCCGACCTTAGGTAACTTTAACCCTATGATTTTGAAGAGCTATGAGGGTTTCTACGGCGGATATTGATATTATCTTTAAAAAATGACTGGAGTCGCATTCCCCTCTCTCGTGACATATCATCATGCAGAGCATCACCACGGTGAGTCATCTCTTCAGCCTCTGCGCGCTCTCGGAGCGCCGGCTCTATGCTACCAGGTGCTGACTTGCACAGACAAGCGCCTGTCGGTGCGTCGTCTATCATTGCAGCTTGTGAAGCTGTGCTGCCGCCAGTCGTAGTCGAAGTCGGGCTCGTGCTTCCACTAACATGGAGGTCGTTGACTGGTATATCGCTTTCGATCGGCTCCTCAGCTTCTGCTGGCTTGCCCGTCtccggccaggccaggctaAGGATGGAGCTGAAGCCAAAGTTAACGGCGCCGCTATTCTTCAACACGACGGTGCCGCTCGTTTTCGGTTTCTTCCTAATGCTCATGTTTGACGGCACTAGAACCTGGGCAACGGCACATACATTCGAGTGCTTGCTTATGTCTGTCGTGATTTTGTCGCATGGGCACGGTTGGAAGATCGAGTCGGTCGCGTGCCATTGAAGACCGTCGCAAATCTTGATTGGGCTTGTGTAATTTGTTTCGTGGTCCTGCAAGCCCGCGATGGTCTTTAGGTCCGACACGCAGGCTGCTAAGTAGTACTTCCCGATCGGCAAGCGGCCCCAGAATCTGCATGCTGATTTTGCATCGCTTGGGCGTATGATATCCCCAAAACCCCTCCCAAAAATGGTTATAGCCTTGATCTCTCTTGTAAAGTCGACCCATCCTCGGGCAACCGTAGGAAGCTCCTTCAGGCGGGCGTGTATGGGTTCCGTCTTGACCGTGACAGTGAGATCCCGAAAGTCCCACCCTTCCAAGTGTTTCCGAATTCTCCATTTCAGGTCCAAGCCGGAGCTATCCTCAACATGAAATTGTTGGTCCATGGCCTGTTCCAAAAGGGCGTACTGTTTCTCCACTAGATGTTTGAATCGTGTGTACGTCGTGTTTTGCTGTGGTCCGTCTGGCTTACTTTCGTCCCACTCAATATCGTTGACGAACAACTTCAGTTCCCTGTTTGTCTTGTTCATCAATACCTCCAatgccgagctgctggagtAAGGTCGAGTCGCGTTCACCATGTTCTCTTTTCGAAACAGTATGTCGGAAGAGGCATACTTTCGCATCCACTGGAGGGTGTCATCCAATGTTGCATGCACCATATGAAGCAATGCGCTAGCTCCATTCACGAGCCAACCTCTGTTATCGCCTTCATCCCAGAGTATCACGTAATGGCCAGAAATCCAACGCATCTTATCAAGGTAGGTATCCCTGCTTAGATGGATAGGACTATCTTTGACGCCAACGGCGATGGAGGCACCGCCTGAAATAAATTTTCCGCCGCTGATAGAAACTCTTTCTAGGACACACGACGGGTGAGGTCGCTTCAGTCCAGAGCCGCCAATATTGTATCGGATATCATCAAATGCGCCTTGTTTCATATGCGAATTAGTGTTGCTGTCGCATTCTTTTCTGCTATTATGTTTCGACCTACCCGCAAATAGTTTCGCATGAGAACACCATCCTACGACATGCCGAGCATTTTGGAGCTCAGATGCGATGATATCAGTAACCGAGGTAGACCCATGGTCAAAGTATGAGATATGTCTGCCATCAGGATTGTACGCATGGTGCCAGAGAAGCACATCACCTCTCGCCTCGGTCAGGATAAGCATGGAGGAAAACCCCTTCAGATACCATTTCGAAGCAAAAGGTACCACATGACTCGTCCCAACCATGCGCGCCATCATGTTGAGTGGCATCTCGAGGCCCGTTTGACTTGATGCACGCTCTGCAATTGGATAGCCGCGAACGAGAACCGGGTTGCTGAACATGCCACGCCAGCATTGACCAATTGCGCCGACTTCGGCGTCCTCTTGAAATTCAAACCCTAAGTAAAAACAGTGTTTGATCGTTGGAAGTTTGTTGCTCGACACCTTAATAAAAGGAGTGCAGTAGCACATCCCCTGCTCTAGCGGAGATAAGCGAAGAGCTGCTCCCATCCAtgcgagctgctcggcaacTTCAGCAACAGATGGGGCCGGACCAAGAGCTACCACAGTCATTTTAAGTCCATCATAACACGCTGCTACTTGCGTGCGATCAGGCCCGATGACTATCACGTTCCGTTAGAGTAGATTCGGAGAGTTTGTGTGGGGGCTAAGCTAAAAGCTCACAAGAATGTTCATCGCCTTCCTGTCCATCAAGGACACGTTGGATCAGTTTCATCATTTGCTCCCCGGTGGACTTCCAGGTGTGTGAAATGTATTGGCTGGTGGTCATAGCTTGACAGTTCTGGGCTGATCCGGTAAGGGTtatggccgcggcgatggcggttCCTGGCCGGCCATCATATTGTTGCTCGTCGACAAACGACTTTGGGTCCCAGTCCACCTCGATCATGATTTCATGGGCCATTATGGAAGTGTCCCTATTGAGGTCTCCTAAGCCATTGGCACCATGAAGTGAGTAGATGACCTTTTCCCGAATGCTCCTTCTTATGTTAGGAACGGCAGGCGTTTGGCGTGCTTCGGAGTACAAGGCCCCCTGAAGCCACTCAAAGGCAGCAAACTCGGTAACGATGTTTATGTCCATGCTCTTGCCTGTCACATCTAACTTACAGACGCATAATTCGTCGTCACACTCGTTGTCACAGTCGTCGTCACAGCCGTCGTTGGTATTCGTGTCGTCCCAAATTTCTTCTCGGTAAGGCCATATTTCTGGATCTACTTGTGGCGCTGAGTCCAGACCGGCAAAGTATCGGTCCATTACGTCGGCTTTTGTCATGGCGGGAATGTGACCCGTAGAGGGCAATGGGCTGTCTTTGGCCTCATGAGCAGTATAGTCAGACCTGAACTGATCAATGATATCTCTGCAAGAAAATAGTCAGTGACCGATCAAGGAAACGAGCCACGAGCGTGCATCGAGCAACGGTCAACAAACTTTCGGTGTTTCAGCATAAAGTACATCACCTCCCGATGCATTGAAGTGGTCGCGCAACGCCCGATCTTGAGAGCAAAGGTCGTCAACAGATTCGGAAGATCCTGGATGAGCCTCTCCAACTTGAGGCTACTAAAACCGCCGAGTGGCATGGCCTTGATGAGCAGCAAAGCCGCCTGAGATATATATTGGTCCGCGCGTTGAAGTAGGACATTCGACGCGCTAAAATGCTGTGATGCAGATGTTCGCGAAAATTCTGATCCTATCTCTTGGTCGGCAGATGACTGCCAGTCCTGAGGCAGACTACGCTGGTTGCTAGGCCCGGAATCGAACGGGATGAGAAGCATCTGCCCCATGACTTTCGTCCTCATATCACCGCGTACCGTCTGGTTATACTTTCTAGCGCCCCACTTGGAGAGGTGCTCCATATAGGAGCGGCGACTGCTTTCGTTGTCAGTTATATCTGCATTTATCTGGCAGCAAGCTATAATCAAGCGGTAGCAAAACCTTCTCACCGGATGAACCAGGGGTTCAATGGAAGGGATGGGTTAGTGTACATACCAGGCCCTGAAGCCGTACTTTTTTGTCATGATTTCCATAACCATGCCGAGCTTATGTAGCTGGTATAACTCTACTATCTCCTCCTGATGCCTGTCCCAGTCCTTCATGTTTACAAAGAACAGTAATGGCGGCAATAGGGGGAAGGAAAGATGCAGAAAGCAATAATTGGCGTCTACACTGGTGGATTATCCGTTTCTTTCCTGTCAGGTGTATATGGCGGGACAGCAAATAGATCCTTGGCTGTTGCTCCTTGTCGTACTATTTGATGTTGGACGGTGATATCGAAGGTGGGCAACAAGAGAGTTGAGTCACGATTTTCACGAAGATGATAGAGGCTA belongs to Purpureocillium takamizusanense chromosome 1, complete sequence and includes:
- a CDS encoding uncharacterized protein (EggNog:ENOG503NZHI~TransMembrane:10 (i81-97o124-143i150-169o211-229i249-269o356-375i382-401o407-428i440-457o469-494i)~COG:G), with product MAEKRHHLDETVQITPTEAGAFPKAEANIDSDGSNTRLGSSRVKMVSERDIDDTTLFYNTYKDNVKPIDEASIKRLNRKNFWFLLSQTWWIAFLIHLDKSTLSQASTMGIFKDVQMTKNEYNDLFVVFYTGYLVALWPGAYVAQRVGHKYFITVSLLLWALLLGMHPLVKTGKQMIGLRFLLGMTESQIVPSTTVLHQAFFPPKKSPWVQLLWWASGSFANVLLTMVAYKLIQDDTDGTLVGGLKSWKWLHIICVILTFLVAAVLIIFLPNSPVDAKWLSTEEKIHTIELIRQTHAGISNSTFKWAQVKECILDPKSWLFITHMFFNELPNNTSQQLPLIIVGFGFTPAQSALFNIAKPLWGSFLILVSAAMLYATDLGVGYTCAISYIPCFVGGIIMVAAPWSNKIALIVGTQISTFKPSYLLGLSWAGTTTIGYTKKLCLMSTCVVAAAVANMVSPEFWQEKYKPRYILPWSFMTAFWLISPAMCIIIRFYLQHENKVRAAKLEQQGSDSEEDALDTGDGILRLNDKDLDQTDRENLRFVYPL
- a CDS encoding uncharacterized protein (COG:F~EggNog:ENOG503NZMH); the protein is MKDWDRHQEEIVELYQLHKLGMVMEIMTKKYGFRACRRSYMEHLSKWGARKYNQTVRGDMRTKVMGQMLLIPFDSGPSNQRSLPQDWQSSADQEIGSEFSRTSASQHFSASNVLLQRADQYISQAALLLIKAMPLGGFSSLKLERLIQDLPNLLTTFALKIGRCATTSMHREVMYFMLKHRKDIIDQFRSDYTAHEAKDSPLPSTGHIPAMTKADVMDRYFAGLDSAPQVDPEIWPYREEIWDDTNTNDGCDDDCDNECDDELCVCKLDVTGKSMDINIVTEFAAFEWLQGALYSEARQTPAVPNIRRSIREKVIYSLHGANGLGDLNRDTSIMAHEIMIEVDWDPKSFVDEQQYDGRPGTAIAAAITLTGSAQNCQAMTTSQYISHTWKSTGEQMMKLIQRVLDGQEGDEHSCELLA